A window of Limosilactobacillus sp. WILCCON 0051 genomic DNA:
ATGACCACCCCAATATTCAGATTATCAAATTTCTGGATGCCGTTTGAGAAAAATAAATGTCCTTTGAGCGATAGTGCTGGTTGGCGCCTTGCTAGGTGGAAAACTGATCAGCACATGAACATGATCCGGCATGACTTCCAGCTTTTCGATTACAATTTCGTTATCTTTTGCGACCATTCGCAATATGTCTTTCATTTCGTCTATCAGTTCCTTAGTTGAAAAAGTCTGGTGACGATACTTAGTTACCCAGATTAAATGGTAATGAAAATTATAGATATATCGACGAGTATAAACTGCGTCTTGAATTTTTTCTTTAGTCATTAAGAACACCTTAATCGTTATAGTCATTAGCTGATGATATAATTCAATTAAAGGAGGTGAAAAAATGAAGTCAATGGCACAGTTAGAATATCATTATGGATTGAAGGTTCGTATCTATCCGAGTGATTACCAGAAACAAATAATCAAGGTTAACAGCGATGCCAGTCGTTTCGTCTATAATGAGATGGTTGCGATCGGTAAAGAACTCTGGCAATTAAACCGAATCAAACTGTCGATTGATACGGTTCAAGATCGGATCCAACAGCTAAAGCTTCGTCAAAACGCTAAGCAGATGTCAAATCATTTCCAGTTTTTAGAAGATGAGCGTATTGACAGTCTTGCTAAGGCTAATGCCATTCAAAACTATCACAAGGCTTGGAACGCTTTTCGCAAGGTTCATGAAGCCGGTGTGCCAAAATTTCATCGTAAAAGCTATGCCTGGCGATACCAGACCAACTGTCAATATCCAAAACAAAAGACGGCCCGGCTAGACAACGGTACCGTCTGCTTTGAAGATCGCAAACATATTGTGGTGCCTAAACTAGGACGTTTGCGGATCAAAGGTGCTCAGCAGCGACTATTGGATCGTCAAGGCGAAACACGCATTGGTACGGTAACCATTTCCAAAGATGCTGCCGATCGATTCTTTCTGTCGCTGCAATTAGGTTCAGATACACCGTTTGTTCCTAAGCTTAGCCGTACTAATCGGCAAATTGGCATTGACCTAAATACAGAAAACTTTCTGACTGCCAGTGATGGTCGAACCGTCGCTAACCCACGCTACTATCGAACAATCAAGGGAAAATTAGCTAAAGCACAGCGCACTCTTTCACGTCGCCAGCGCCGGGCTAAAAAAGAGCAGCGTTCCTTGCGGGAAAGCAAAAACTACCAGAAGCAGCGTTTGTTAGTCGCTAAGATCCATGCACGGGTATTTGACCGCCGCCATGATTTTCTCCAACGCACGTCTACAGCACTGATCAAGAACCAAGATCTCGTTGTAGCCGAAGAATTGAGGAGTAAGAATCTGCTAAAAAATCGTGCCTTGGCATTGAGCATCAGCGATGTTGGCTGGCGGTCTTTCTTGGGTATGTTGTCATACAAAGCCGACCTCTATGACCGTCAATTTATCACGGTCAGCCCTAAAAACACGACCCAAACCTGTCATGACTGCGGTTTTGTAATGGGAAGTGACGGGACCGAAAAGCTGACACTGGCAGATCGTGAATGGATATGTCCACGGTGCCATGTTCATCATATCCGCGATTACAATGCAGCACTGAATATTTTAGAAAAAGGACTCCAGAAACAACAAAAAGCCTAGTCAAAAAGCTGGGCTCATTCCTATGGCAACCTGGGAATGTAAAAGGCATTGGTAATTAGATGATCACTGCTCAAGCAACTGCGGCTGTTTGAGTAAATCGTCCGTATCTATGCAAATTGTGGTTCAGACACTCAATATCGGGGTGTTTGCCCACAAGCCATCGACTTTAGCCGATGGTGGTTGACGACAACGCTACCTCAAGGAGGAATTGAAATGGATAAGCCAACGCGTCGTCGGATTGATGGCCAGATCTTATTATCAGGGCTGGCTAATTTTGCCATGTTTGTCGGCGGTTTTTGTCTGGCCGGCAAGCATATGGGCTGGATGGCGGCTATGCTGCTGATCTATTTAGCAGCGACCGGACTGCAGTTTTATCTAATGGGTAAATTAGCCGTTGAACAGCGTCATGATGATTGAAAGTGCGCTATACTGGATAAAAGAATAATTTAAAAAGGAGCCCTTTGCCAATGATTTTGACTTTTGCCGTCAATGGTACGCTATTGGACGAAACGCCATTTTTTGAAAAATTAAAAGCACTTGCTGAAGAACCAAAACTGGATGCAGAACAGGTTGCTTTTGCCTATCGTTTTTATCAGGCCCGTCTGCAGTATGGCCAGGCCTATCAAGATGCCAAGACGATCTTAAAACAGACCTTGATGCTGATGGATGTTCAGTTTAATGATCGGGGCTGGTTTGCTCGTCACTACGAAGAACTGCTGGCTGCAAAAAAAGAACTGTCGCCATTTGATGATGCGTTAAAAGCGCTGCCGCTGCTCAAGCGCCACAATAAGCTATATGCAGTTGCCAACACTGACAATGATATTGCTCAGGCTCAGCTGCAGGCGCTTGATGAATGGCTGGATGGTATTTTAACGGCTGAACAGGCACAGTCCTACCAGCCGCAAGCTGCTTTGTTTGAGCGAGTTGCTGAAAAGCTTGATTTTGACCATCAAGCGCATGCTCACATTGGCAGCGACTATTGGCAAGACATTAAGCCAGCTGCGGATCGTTCCTGGCATAATGTCTGGATCAATCGTCAGGCAATGGCCAACTCGCGGATGTACAAGCATAACAAGGCTTTGCCGACTCTAGAGAAGTTGCCGGACTATATCGCACGGGTGGCACCGGATATGGAAGAACGTGCTGGGCGCCAGTCAAACTAAGCAAGATAAGCTGCCAGAACAAAGGCAGCTTTTTATTTTGAAATGATCTGAAAATGACAGTGCAAAGTAAGCACACTATAACCAACCGCATATGATTAAATCCCAAGTTCTCCTATACTTGAAGACATATTCAAGGAGGAGGACTTTTTATGAAGCAAGATTTTGTCGAAGTTGATATACCACGAACAAAGAAGCCGGTTACTAAGCGCTCACGCTTGACTGCGACCGTTTCACTGCACCAAGTAAAAATTAATGTCTACCAAGAAGCAGATCCCGCTCTGGTTAGTGAGATCATTAAAGCAGTAGCCGCTTATGCTGGTTAACTGGAGTGCCCCTCAGCACGTCTACATAGTTTGTGGCAAGACCGATCTGCGGAAGGGGATTGATGGTTTGGCCATGGTGATCGCAGAGAATTATGGCTTGGAATTAGATAATGATTCGTTATTCCTATTTTGTGGCAATCGTAATGACCGCTTCAAAGGCTTGTACTGGGACGGCGAAGGATTCATCCTGCTTTATAAACGCTTTGAAAATGGTGGACTGCGATGGCCGCGACATCGAGAAGACGCAGTGGCATTAACCAAGAGTCAGATTAAGGCATTGTTAGAAGGCATCTCGCCACTGCCTCAGAAACGAATCAGGCCGGCTATTAAGGGACCAGGGTATTAACAAGTTCCTCTTTTATTTGCCTCCATTATCTGATAACCTAATGGTCATCAGATAATAAAGGAGGTGATTGGTAATGGCTGAGAAGATCACTTTAGAAGAAGCCTTGCGTGAAAACAAAGAACTAAAGGCTAAGATTGCGGAACTGACCGAGATGGTAAACTATCTGCAAAAGCAACTTTTTGGAAAAAAAACTGAAAAATTAAGTGCTGGCCAGTTGGATCTGTTTGATGACAACGAACAGGAAACCGTGCCAACGAATGATTCAACAGTAGAAAAGTTGACCACTACCGTTACCAGTCACCAGAGAAAATGCAAATCAAAGGAATCACGTAAACAATTGCTTGATTGCCTAGAACAAGTTGAAGAACTTCATCAGCTAAGCGAGCAAGAACTGACTTGTGATCAATGCGGTCAAATGATGACGGTTATCGGCAAACATGAACAATATCGTGAAGTTAAACTGATTCCTGCCCACTTGTGCTGCAAAATCGTATGTACTGAAACGGCTAGATGCGAACACTGTCAAGATCCGGAAACCGACAATGATGTACTCGTTCAGGCAAAGACGCCACAGCCCTTGTTTCCACACAGTTACCTTTCAAGCTCGGTAATCGCCGAAGTACTTTTTGAAAAGTTTGGTCTGGCAGTACCGTTTACCCGCCAGACGCAGTATTGGGAGCGCCTCGGACTTCCCATCACCAGCAAACATATGGCTCGTGGGGTAATTGAAGCTGGCGAAAGGTTTGGGCAAAAGATTTATGAACGTCTGCGTCAAGAAATCAAGGCAGCACCTGTGGTGCAGCTTGATGAGACGCCATTTCAAGTTCTGGATCTTGATCAATCACATGGCTACTTCTGGTCAGCCTGTTCTACGGCAGAATTCAGTCCACATCAAGTATCGTATTTCCACTATGCCCCTTCACGATCAGGAAAGGTTATTACAGAAATCTTAGGTGATGACTTTTCTGGCGGTATTATGTGTGATGGGTTTAGTGGATATTCTGATAATCGCTTACCAGAAGCGTATTGGGGGACCTGTCTGGTTCATATCAATCGCCAATTTAAGCGACTGCTTGATCCAAAGATTACCCGCTTTCAAGGGCAAAGTATTGCGAGTGACGCCGTGCGGATCCTTGCCAAAGTATTTCACATCGAAAAACGGTTGAAATATTCATCAGCAAGTGAGAAGGCAGCCCAAAGGCGTCAGCATTTAAAAGCGATGATTGATGATTTCTATCAGCTGATTGAAGAAGCCTTGACGAAATCGCCACTCAAACCGCTACGCAATGCAATCAAAAATGCCCTCAAATTGAAGAAGCGGGTTTACCAGATGTTCAGGCATGGAGAGCTGCCATTGCATAATAATCACAATGAGCAACTGATTCGTCCCACCACGCTGGTCAGAAAGAACAGTCTGTTTGCGAAGTCCACGGCTGGGGCCAAAGCCAATGCGATCTGGTATAGCATCGTGCAAACCGCAAAACTAAATCATTTGGATGTCTTTAAATATTTAGAGACCCTGCTTAGCGCCTTTACAAAACGCGAAACGCCAGAAATAGAGGCTTATTTGCCATGGGCTCGTGAAATTCAAGAAAGCTGCAAAGCCTAATTGATAAATGAACAGCGGTCGACCACGCAGAAATGCGCCGGTCGACCGCTGCTTTTTTGTTCTTTAATTTTTGAAATTGGTCACCGCTTAGTAGGCAACACGGTTCAATATGGTGTGCTTACAGTGCAAATCATTAGACGAATAAACGTTCGTGTGATAGACTTGTACCGATTTTATTAAGGTAACAGCCATCAACCGTCTGCAAGGGGGAAAAATTTTGATTTATCGTCAGCCAGATCGACCATTTGAATTGATTTCCGACTACCAGCCAACCGGTGATCAGCCCGAAGCCATCGCGCAACTGACGCAGGGGTTAAAAAAAGGCGAGCACGCGCAGATTTTGCTGGGAGCCACGGGAACAGGCAAGACGTTTACGATTTCAAACGTTATTGCCAAAGCCAATAAGCCAACGCTGATTTTGTCGCATAACAAAACGCTGGCTGGTCAGTTATATGGTGAAATGAAAAAATTTTTCCCTAATAATGCAGTTGAGTATTTCGTTTCATACTATGACTACTATCAGCCTGAAGCCTATGTACCATCCAGTGATACCTATATTGAAAAAGATGCCTCAATCAATGATGAGATCGACAAGCTGCGGCACGCGGCAACCAGTGCGCTTTTGGAGCGTAATGACGTGATTGTCGTTGCTTCGGTTTCCAGTATCTTTGGCTTGGGTGATCCGCGCGAATATCGTGATCACGTTCTGTCGCTGCATGTCGGCCAAGAAATTGAGCGTAATCAGCTGTTAAGAGATCTGGTCGAGATTCAGTTTGATCGCAATGATATTGATTTTCAGCGGGGCCGGTTTCGCGTGCATGGCGATGTCGTTGAGATCTTCCCGGCTTCACGCGATGAGCGGGCACTGCGCGTCGAGTTTTTCGGCGATGAGATTGACCGAATTCGTGAGGTTGATGCCTTGACTGGCGAGATCATCGGTGATCGCGAGCAGGTCTCGATCTTCCCAGCTACGCACTTTTTGACCAGCGATGACATTATGGATACTGCCTTGCCGCAAATCGAGGCTGAAATGAAAGAACAGGTCGCAAAATTCACCAAGGAAGGCAAACCGCTGGAAGCCGAGCGAATTCAGCAGCGGACGACCTATGACATCGAAATGATGCGTGAGATGGGCTACACCAACGGCATTGAAAACTACTCGCGCTACATGGACGGCCGCAAGCCAGGCGAGCCGCCGTTTACGCTTTTGGATTTCTTCCCTAAGGATTTTCTGCTGGTCGTTGACGAATCACACCAGACCATGCCACAGGTGCGGGGAATGTATAATGGCGATCGGGCCCGCAAGCAGCAGCTGATCGACTATGGATTCCGACTGCCCAGTGCATTGGACAACCGGCCGCTTAAGCTGAGCGAGTTTGAGGAGCGGGTCAATCAGGTCATCTACATGTCAGCAACTCCTGGACCATATGAGCAGGAACAGACTGATCACGTCGTTCAGCAGATCATTCGGCCAACTGGACTTTTGGATCCTAAAGTTGAGGTTCGCCCGGTTATGGGACAGATTGATGATCTGGTTGGCGAAATCAATCAGCGGATCGCAAAAAATGAGCGGGTCTTGATTACTACTCTGACCAAGAAAATGTCAGAAGACTTAACGGATTATCTAAAAGATCTCGGTTTAAAGGTCAAATATCTGCACAGTGATATCAAGACGCTGGAAAGAACGCAGATCATTCGTGAACTCCGGTTGGGCAAATTTGATGTATTGGTCGGAATCAACCTGCTGCGAGAAGGTCTGGACATTCCGGAAGTTTCGCTGGTTGCAATTTTGGATGCGGATAAGGAAGGCTTCTTGCGTAATGAACGCTCCTTGATCCAAACCATTGGGCGGGCTGCCCGTAATGCCAACGGTCAGGTCATCATGTATGCCGATACGATTACTGACTCGATGCAGGCCGCTATTGATGAGACGAAACGGCGGCGTGAGATTCAAGAAGCCTATAATCAGGCGCACCATATCGTGCCTAAGACTATTATCAAGCCGATTCAAGAAGCAATTACTGCAGTTAAGCCGGCTGAGGATGCTGGTAAGATCGAGCATGATACTGAGTTTACGGTTAAAGATTTCAAGGCTTTGGCAAAAGACGAGCAGCAGAATCTGCTGGCTGAGCTGACTGAGCAGATGCGTTCAGCCGCTAAACGACTTGACTTTGAACAGGCCGCCACGCTGCGCGACACAATCATGGAGCTTAATGCGGCAGTCAAGAATCCAAAAAACAAACAAGCTAAACATTGAAGCTAGGGGGGGTTGGCAATGGCCAACGATAAAATCGTGGTGCATGGCGCACGTGCCCACAACCTAAAAAACATTGACGTGACGATTCCTAAAAACAAGCTGGTCGTAATTACCGGGCTTTCCGGATCTGGAAAAAGCTCGCTGGCCTTTGATACCTTGTACGCAGAGGGACAGCGGCGCTATGTGGAGAGCTTGTCGGCCTATGCGCGACAGTTCTTAGGGCAGATGGACAAGCCAGATGTTGATTCGATTGATGGACTGTCACCGGCGATCTCGATCGATCAAAAAACGACTTCTCATAATCCGCGCTCAACGGTTGGGACGGTAACCGAAATCAATGACTTTTTACGGCTGTTATGGGCTCGTGTAGGAACGCCAATCTGTCCTAATGATGGCAGCGTGATTGCCAGCCAGTCCGTTGATCAGATGGTTGATCGGGTCATGGAACTGCCAGAGCGGACACGGCTGCAGGTGTTGGCGCCGATTGTTCGTGACAAGAAAGGAACTCAAAAAAGCGTTTTTGAAAAAATCAAAAAAGCTGGGTTCGTACGGGTTCAGGTTGATGGTCAAACCTATGATCTAGAAGAGGTTCCAGCACTGGACAAAAATAAGAAGCACACCGTTAACGTCGTGGTTGACCGGATCATTATCAAACAAGGCATCCGTTCACGCCTGTTTGACTCGTTTGAAGCTGCCCTGCGCTTGAGTGACGGCTATGCCACGGCCGATGTGATTGGCGGCGAACCGTTGCTGTTTTCTGAACAGTATGCCTGTCCAATCTGCGGCTTTACGGTTGGCGAGCTGGAACCGCGGCTGTTTTCGTTTAACGCGCCGCTGGGGGCCTGTCCGGAATGCGAGGGGCTGGGCAGCAAATTGGAGGTCGATGAGGAGCTGGTCGTGCCGGATCGGAAAAAAACGCTGCGTGAAGGGGCAATGCTGCCTTGGAATCCCATTTCTTCACAGTATTATCCCAAAATGCTGGAACAGTTTTGTGACTCAGCAGATATTGATATGGATGTTCCATTTGAGAAACTGCCTGCCAAACAGCAAAAACAAGTGCTTTATGGCAATGGCGAAACCACTTTCCATTTCCATTATGAAAATGACTTTGGCGGCGTGCGGGATGTTGACGTTCCATTTGAAGGCGTGATCAATAACGTTAAGCGTCGCTATCGGGAAACCAATTCTGACTTTACGCGCGAACAGATGCGCAAATACATGACTGAGCTGCCTTGTCCGGCCTGCCATGGCTATCGTTTAAATCAAAAAGCACTGGCAGTTAAGATCATGGGCCAAAACATTGGTGAGGTCTCAGAACTGCCAATCAGCAAGGCAATTCCGTTTTTTGAATCGGTTGAGCTTTCACCAGCCAAGGCCAAGATTGCTCAGCCGATCTTAAAAGAAATTCTGGATCGGCTGACTTTTATGGCCAATGTTGGCGTTGAATATCTGACCCTGAGTCGAGCCGCACGGACGCTTTCTGGTGGCGAGGCGCAGCGGATTCGGCTGGCTACCCAGATCGGCTCGAACCTTTCTGGAGTAATGTATGTCTTGGACGAGCCTTCAATTGGTCTTCATCAGCGCGATAACGATCGCTTGATTGCCTCACTCAAAAAAATGCGTGATCTTGGCAATACACTGATTGTCGTTGAGCATGATGAAGACACGATGCGGGCTGCCGACTATATTATTGACATTGGTCCTGGTGCGGGCGAAAATGGCGGTCAGGTCATGGCGGCCGGAACGCCCAAGCAGATTATGCGCTCACGTAAATCACTGACTGGTCAGTATCTTTCAGGCAAACAGCAGATTCCGGTACCAGCAAAGCGGCGAACGGGCAATGGCAATTTTATTGAGCTTAAAGGCGCGCGAGCCAATAATCTTAAAAACATCGACGTTAAGTTTCCGCTGGGTGAATTCATATGCGTTACCGGGGTTTCTGGCTCTGGCAAGTCGACACTGGTCAATCTGAT
This region includes:
- the uvrA gene encoding excinuclease ABC subunit UvrA, which produces MANDKIVVHGARAHNLKNIDVTIPKNKLVVITGLSGSGKSSLAFDTLYAEGQRRYVESLSAYARQFLGQMDKPDVDSIDGLSPAISIDQKTTSHNPRSTVGTVTEINDFLRLLWARVGTPICPNDGSVIASQSVDQMVDRVMELPERTRLQVLAPIVRDKKGTQKSVFEKIKKAGFVRVQVDGQTYDLEEVPALDKNKKHTVNVVVDRIIIKQGIRSRLFDSFEAALRLSDGYATADVIGGEPLLFSEQYACPICGFTVGELEPRLFSFNAPLGACPECEGLGSKLEVDEELVVPDRKKTLREGAMLPWNPISSQYYPKMLEQFCDSADIDMDVPFEKLPAKQQKQVLYGNGETTFHFHYENDFGGVRDVDVPFEGVINNVKRRYRETNSDFTREQMRKYMTELPCPACHGYRLNQKALAVKIMGQNIGEVSELPISKAIPFFESVELSPAKAKIAQPILKEILDRLTFMANVGVEYLTLSRAARTLSGGEAQRIRLATQIGSNLSGVMYVLDEPSIGLHQRDNDRLIASLKKMRDLGNTLIVVEHDEDTMRAADYIIDIGPGAGENGGQVMAAGTPKQIMRSRKSLTGQYLSGKQQIPVPAKRRTGNGNFIELKGARANNLKNIDVKFPLGEFICVTGVSGSGKSTLVNLILKRILAQKLNGASAKPGRYQSISGLENVEKVIDIDQSPIGRTPRSNPATYTGVFDDIRDLFAQTNEAKLRGYTKGRFSFNVKGGRCEACRGDGILKIEMNFLPDVYVPCEVCHGTRYNSETLEVEYKGKNIAEVLKMTVSEALEFFSAIPKIRRKLQTIEDVGLGYVQLGQPATTLSGGEAQRMKLASELHRQSHGKSFYILDEPTTGLHMADIKRLLGVLQRLVDAGNTVLVIEHDLDVVKSADWLIDLGPEGGEAGGFVVAAGTPETIAAVPESYTGQYLKPMLERDRQRKA
- a CDS encoding transposase; translation: MKSMAQLEYHYGLKVRIYPSDYQKQIIKVNSDASRFVYNEMVAIGKELWQLNRIKLSIDTVQDRIQQLKLRQNAKQMSNHFQFLEDERIDSLAKANAIQNYHKAWNAFRKVHEAGVPKFHRKSYAWRYQTNCQYPKQKTARLDNGTVCFEDRKHIVVPKLGRLRIKGAQQRLLDRQGETRIGTVTISKDAADRFFLSLQLGSDTPFVPKLSRTNRQIGIDLNTENFLTASDGRTVANPRYYRTIKGKLAKAQRTLSRRQRRAKKEQRSLRESKNYQKQRLLVAKIHARVFDRRHDFLQRTSTALIKNQDLVVAEELRSKNLLKNRALALSISDVGWRSFLGMLSYKADLYDRQFITVSPKNTTQTCHDCGFVMGSDGTEKLTLADREWICPRCHVHHIRDYNAALNILEKGLQKQQKA
- the tnpB gene encoding IS66 family insertion sequence element accessory protein TnpB (TnpB, as the term is used for proteins encoded by IS66 family insertion elements, is considered an accessory protein, since TnpC, encoded by a neighboring gene, is a DDE family transposase.); the encoded protein is MLVNWSAPQHVYIVCGKTDLRKGIDGLAMVIAENYGLELDNDSLFLFCGNRNDRFKGLYWDGEGFILLYKRFENGGLRWPRHREDAVALTKSQIKALLEGISPLPQKRIRPAIKGPGY
- a CDS encoding IS66 family transposase — translated: MAEKITLEEALRENKELKAKIAELTEMVNYLQKQLFGKKTEKLSAGQLDLFDDNEQETVPTNDSTVEKLTTTVTSHQRKCKSKESRKQLLDCLEQVEELHQLSEQELTCDQCGQMMTVIGKHEQYREVKLIPAHLCCKIVCTETARCEHCQDPETDNDVLVQAKTPQPLFPHSYLSSSVIAEVLFEKFGLAVPFTRQTQYWERLGLPITSKHMARGVIEAGERFGQKIYERLRQEIKAAPVVQLDETPFQVLDLDQSHGYFWSACSTAEFSPHQVSYFHYAPSRSGKVITEILGDDFSGGIMCDGFSGYSDNRLPEAYWGTCLVHINRQFKRLLDPKITRFQGQSIASDAVRILAKVFHIEKRLKYSSASEKAAQRRQHLKAMIDDFYQLIEEALTKSPLKPLRNAIKNALKLKKRVYQMFRHGELPLHNNHNEQLIRPTTLVRKNSLFAKSTAGAKANAIWYSIVQTAKLNHLDVFKYLETLLSAFTKRETPEIEAYLPWAREIQESCKA
- a CDS encoding HAD family hydrolase, encoding MILTFAVNGTLLDETPFFEKLKALAEEPKLDAEQVAFAYRFYQARLQYGQAYQDAKTILKQTLMLMDVQFNDRGWFARHYEELLAAKKELSPFDDALKALPLLKRHNKLYAVANTDNDIAQAQLQALDEWLDGILTAEQAQSYQPQAALFERVAEKLDFDHQAHAHIGSDYWQDIKPAADRSWHNVWINRQAMANSRMYKHNKALPTLEKLPDYIARVAPDMEERAGRQSN
- the uvrB gene encoding excinuclease ABC subunit UvrB produces the protein MIYRQPDRPFELISDYQPTGDQPEAIAQLTQGLKKGEHAQILLGATGTGKTFTISNVIAKANKPTLILSHNKTLAGQLYGEMKKFFPNNAVEYFVSYYDYYQPEAYVPSSDTYIEKDASINDEIDKLRHAATSALLERNDVIVVASVSSIFGLGDPREYRDHVLSLHVGQEIERNQLLRDLVEIQFDRNDIDFQRGRFRVHGDVVEIFPASRDERALRVEFFGDEIDRIREVDALTGEIIGDREQVSIFPATHFLTSDDIMDTALPQIEAEMKEQVAKFTKEGKPLEAERIQQRTTYDIEMMREMGYTNGIENYSRYMDGRKPGEPPFTLLDFFPKDFLLVVDESHQTMPQVRGMYNGDRARKQQLIDYGFRLPSALDNRPLKLSEFEERVNQVIYMSATPGPYEQEQTDHVVQQIIRPTGLLDPKVEVRPVMGQIDDLVGEINQRIAKNERVLITTLTKKMSEDLTDYLKDLGLKVKYLHSDIKTLERTQIIRELRLGKFDVLVGINLLREGLDIPEVSLVAILDADKEGFLRNERSLIQTIGRAARNANGQVIMYADTITDSMQAAIDETKRRREIQEAYNQAHHIVPKTIIKPIQEAITAVKPAEDAGKIEHDTEFTVKDFKALAKDEQQNLLAELTEQMRSAAKRLDFEQAATLRDTIMELNAAVKNPKNKQAKH